One region of Gigantopelta aegis isolate Gae_Host chromosome 7, Gae_host_genome, whole genome shotgun sequence genomic DNA includes:
- the LOC121377874 gene encoding uncharacterized protein LOC121377874: MSRGRSSAHTALQVSIQPMDQGIIANVKVNYRREMMSDIIKAFDSQQEHSVSILTAINTAHRAWRHVTSSCIVNCFAKGEFKSAACSESSDDEDNTPLANLQTVWNELVRAMPVPDGVTLEDYLTADE; this comes from the exons ATGAGTCGCGGCCGCTCATCTGCCCACACTGCACTCCAA GTATCAATCCAGCCGATGGACCAGGGAATAATCGCAAACGTAAAAGTGAACTATCGACGAGAGATGATGAGTGACATCATCAAGGCATTCGACAGTCAACAGGAGCACTCAGTTTCCATCTTGACGGCAATCAACACAGCCCATCGTGCTTGGCGTCACGTGACCTCATCGTGTATCGTGAACTGTTTTGCAAAGGGTGAGTTCAAAAGTGCTGCGTGTTCTGAGAGTTCTGACGACGAAGACAACACCCCGTTAGCAAATCTACAGACAGTGTGGAATGAACTCGTGAGAGCCATGCCAGTGCCAGATGGTGTCACTCTGGAAGATTATCTCACTGCAGACGAGTAA